From Micromonospora rhizosphaerae, the proteins below share one genomic window:
- a CDS encoding isochorismatase family protein, translated as MSHGQVVPARPDEELLDPTRTALVVFDLLEHYRAAAEEAGVIGPVRRLVDGCRSRGAMVAWARADHRADGADFARTLADVDNQHRPFGVDNPRPVGPPYGSGSPMYHTLTELGQRPDDYDVPKHRWSAFHGTHLDTSLRARGADTVVLVGGSTHVGIASTVYAARDMDYQVVVISDGLTGRQPQRDFFVEQVFPRVCRVRTVDQVLTAMDRFPTQ; from the coding sequence GTGAGCCACGGCCAGGTGGTGCCCGCTCGACCGGACGAGGAGCTCCTGGATCCGACCCGCACCGCCCTGGTCGTGTTCGACCTGCTCGAGCACTACCGGGCGGCGGCCGAGGAGGCGGGCGTCATCGGTCCCGTGCGCCGCCTCGTGGACGGGTGCCGGTCCCGCGGCGCGATGGTCGCGTGGGCCCGCGCCGACCACCGGGCCGACGGGGCCGACTTCGCCCGAACGCTCGCCGACGTCGACAACCAGCACCGCCCGTTCGGGGTGGACAACCCGAGGCCGGTGGGCCCGCCGTACGGCTCCGGCTCGCCGATGTACCACACCCTCACCGAGCTCGGACAGCGTCCGGACGACTACGACGTCCCGAAACACCGGTGGTCGGCGTTCCACGGAACCCATCTCGACACATCCCTGCGAGCCCGCGGGGCGGACACCGTCGTCCTCGTCGGCGGCTCGACCCACGTCGGGATCGCGTCGACCGTGTACGCCGCCCGCGACATGGACTACCAGGTCGTGGTGATCAGCGACGGACTCACCGGCCGCCAGCCGCAACGCGACTTCTTCGTCGAGCAGGTGTTCCCACGGGTGTGCCGGGTGCGGACCGTCGACCAGGTCCTCACGGCGATGGACCGGTTCCCCACGCAATGA
- a CDS encoding thiamine pyrophosphate-binding protein has translation MTNFAPYDEPVWGSDVMVDVLRRLGLKYVALNPGSSFRGLHDSLVNYGGDEITMIECPHEKIAMGVAHGYAKATGEPMAVILHDLVGLLHGTMGVYYAYIDRTPVLVLGGSGPADHARRRPNIDWIHSANVQGEAVRAYTKWDHEPRSLASVPTVLARAHRIANEEPRGPVYVALDAGLQEDRVAEPVPLDDLPRLAAVPSTLAPDPAALRALAERLCAARRPIMVLGYPGRHPGSFEVLVDLAEDVGIGAVDTHWRSNFPNRHELNVTGSEALEGADSVLFVDVKDMGKATQRLESTTRRITSRLAAGCTVLDLGFNDVGISSWSEDYAELVPTDLQVTADTAGALPLLLAECRRILDGESPERRAERADWRERLSAMHRSTWDGWRRRADEGADRSPVSTSRLAAEVWQVVREHDWVLTAGTAAEWALRTWDFDRPYRHPGRQLGTATQIGISLGVALAHKGTGRLVVDLQPDGDLMFDVGALWVASRYELPLLVVMFNNRAYYNDWEHQERLARQRGTPMERASIGMAIDTPAPDFAAVARGFGWWADGPVTDPGRVRDAVRKAADHVLGTGRPALVDVVCQPK, from the coding sequence GTGACCAACTTCGCCCCGTACGACGAGCCGGTCTGGGGTTCCGACGTCATGGTCGACGTCCTGCGCCGGCTCGGCCTGAAGTACGTGGCCCTCAACCCCGGCTCGTCGTTCCGCGGGCTGCACGACTCGCTGGTCAACTACGGCGGCGACGAGATCACGATGATCGAGTGCCCGCACGAGAAGATCGCCATGGGGGTGGCGCACGGCTACGCGAAGGCGACCGGGGAGCCGATGGCGGTGATCCTGCACGACCTGGTCGGGCTCCTGCACGGCACCATGGGCGTCTACTACGCCTACATCGACCGCACACCCGTCCTCGTGCTCGGCGGCTCCGGTCCCGCCGACCACGCCCGGCGGCGGCCGAACATCGACTGGATCCACTCGGCGAACGTGCAGGGCGAGGCGGTACGCGCCTACACCAAGTGGGACCACGAGCCACGCTCGCTGGCGTCGGTGCCCACCGTCCTCGCACGGGCCCACCGGATCGCCAACGAGGAACCCCGCGGCCCGGTCTACGTCGCCCTCGACGCGGGCCTGCAGGAGGACCGGGTCGCCGAGCCCGTGCCCCTGGACGACCTGCCCCGACTAGCCGCGGTGCCGTCGACCCTCGCGCCGGACCCCGCGGCCCTGCGCGCGCTCGCCGAGCGGCTCTGCGCGGCGCGCCGGCCGATCATGGTGCTCGGCTACCCGGGGCGCCATCCCGGCTCCTTCGAGGTCCTCGTCGATCTCGCCGAGGACGTCGGAATCGGCGCGGTCGACACGCACTGGCGGTCGAACTTCCCGAATCGCCACGAGCTCAACGTGACCGGGTCGGAGGCGCTGGAGGGGGCCGACTCTGTCCTCTTCGTCGACGTGAAGGACATGGGCAAGGCGACCCAGCGGCTCGAGTCGACGACCCGCCGGATCACCTCCCGCCTCGCCGCCGGCTGCACCGTGCTCGACCTCGGCTTCAACGACGTCGGCATCTCCTCCTGGAGCGAGGACTACGCCGAACTCGTGCCGACGGATCTGCAGGTGACGGCGGACACCGCGGGGGCGCTGCCCCTGCTGCTCGCCGAGTGCCGGCGCATCCTGGACGGCGAGTCGCCGGAGCGCCGGGCCGAGCGAGCGGACTGGCGCGAACGGTTGTCCGCGATGCACCGCTCCACGTGGGACGGATGGCGACGCCGAGCCGACGAGGGTGCGGACCGCTCCCCGGTATCGACCTCCCGGCTCGCCGCCGAGGTGTGGCAGGTCGTCCGCGAGCACGACTGGGTGCTCACCGCGGGTACTGCCGCCGAGTGGGCGCTGCGTACCTGGGACTTCGATCGCCCGTACCGGCACCCGGGCCGCCAGCTGGGCACCGCGACCCAGATCGGCATCTCGCTGGGCGTCGCGCTCGCCCACAAGGGCACGGGCCGGCTCGTGGTGGACCTGCAGCCGGACGGTGATCTGATGTTCGACGTGGGCGCCCTCTGGGTGGCGAGCCGTTACGAACTCCCGCTGCTCGTGGTCATGTTCAACAACCGTGCCTACTACAACGACTGGGAACACCAGGAGCGGCTGGCGCGGCAGCGCGGCACCCCGATGGAGCGGGCGAGCATCGGGATGGCCATCGACACCCCGGCTCCGGACTTCGCCGCGGTCGCGCGCGGGTTCGGCTGGTGGGCCGACGGTCCGGTGACCGACCCGGGCCGGGTCCGGGACGCCGTACGCAAAGCGGCCGACCACGTGCTGGGCACCGGCCGGCCGGCCCTGGTCGACGTGGTGTGCCAGCCCAAGTGA
- a CDS encoding MFS transporter codes for MSVPQVLRNRDFNLYWTGVVLSQIGTRGTVAANLYQVYQLTDSIAYTGLVGAAQAVALLVLSPLGGALADRVDRRRLLQAAQAVAMLVAVVLAWLTLTDRAQAWHVVLSVALTTAAATFDQPARQALIPALVPRSQIGQAIALLNPSRELAILVGPLLAGLLIAAGGPGLMYVLDAASYGLLVAVLAMLRIPVLQPAAEHRSVLGSIVEGARYIGHRPLIYNLMALDLSATVFSAYRVLLPALAVDVLHVGATGYGVLSAAPSAGALLATYSVFRTVERSRRQGRVLLVSTALYGGAALLLAHSPVFGLAVLAAGLLGAFDAMATTIRHAAVQIDTPDELRGRVTAFYQMSSRGGPAIGDVVVGAFANLVGPVVALTVGAFGPLIVAGSFWLRDNVVRSYTGVVPADEEVDDAPEPTTDVPAPQPTPGSS; via the coding sequence ATGAGCGTGCCCCAGGTCCTGCGCAACCGCGACTTCAACCTCTACTGGACCGGTGTCGTCCTCTCCCAGATCGGCACCCGTGGCACGGTGGCGGCCAACCTCTACCAGGTCTACCAGCTCACCGACTCCATCGCGTACACAGGCCTGGTCGGCGCCGCGCAGGCGGTGGCGCTGCTGGTGCTCAGCCCGCTCGGTGGGGCGCTGGCCGACCGGGTGGACCGCCGCCGCCTGCTGCAGGCGGCGCAGGCCGTGGCGATGCTCGTCGCAGTGGTCCTCGCCTGGCTGACGCTCACCGACCGGGCGCAGGCCTGGCACGTGGTCCTTTCCGTGGCGCTGACCACCGCGGCGGCGACGTTCGACCAGCCGGCGCGGCAGGCGCTGATCCCGGCCCTGGTGCCCAGGAGTCAGATCGGGCAGGCGATCGCGCTGCTCAACCCCTCGCGGGAACTCGCGATCCTGGTCGGGCCGCTGCTGGCCGGCCTGCTGATCGCGGCGGGCGGACCGGGCCTGATGTACGTGCTCGACGCGGCGTCGTACGGCCTGCTCGTGGCGGTCCTCGCGATGCTGCGGATCCCGGTCCTGCAGCCGGCCGCGGAGCACCGCTCCGTGCTGGGCTCGATCGTCGAGGGGGCGCGGTACATCGGTCACCGGCCGCTCATCTACAACCTCATGGCGCTGGACCTGTCGGCGACGGTGTTCAGCGCCTACCGGGTGCTCCTGCCGGCGCTCGCCGTGGACGTCCTGCACGTCGGGGCGACCGGGTACGGCGTGCTGTCGGCGGCGCCGTCCGCCGGTGCGCTGCTGGCCACGTACTCCGTGTTCCGCACCGTCGAGCGCAGCCGCCGCCAGGGCCGGGTGCTCCTGGTGTCCACCGCGCTGTACGGCGGGGCGGCGCTGCTGCTGGCGCACTCGCCGGTGTTCGGCCTGGCCGTCCTCGCCGCCGGCCTGCTCGGTGCGTTCGACGCGATGGCGACCACCATCCGCCACGCCGCGGTCCAGATCGACACACCGGACGAGCTGCGGGGCCGGGTCACCGCCTTTTACCAGATGTCCTCCCGGGGCGGGCCGGCGATCGGGGATGTCGTCGTCGGCGCCTTCGCCAACCTGGTCGGACCGGTGGTGGCCCTCACCGTCGGCGCGTTCGGCCCCCTCATCGTCGCGGGCTCGTTCTGGCTGCGGGACAACGTGGTGCGGTCGTACACCGGGGTGGTGCCGGCGGACGAGGAGGTGGACGACGCGCCGGAGCCGACCACCGACGTGCCGGCTCCGCAGCCTACGCCCGGTAGCAGCTGA
- a CDS encoding ABC transporter ATP-binding protein — translation MLCVKNLVKTFDGERRRRSRAAGAEPARVFAVNDISFDVPNGSLFTLLGPSGCGKTTTLRSIAGLERPDSGTIEVGGRVLFAGGSGAKTVNVPANERGLGMVFQSYAIWPHMSVFDNVAFPLQVKKRASRPGKKEIAERVMRVLQTMELADLADRQATKLSGGQQQRLALARALVIEPPLLLLDEPLSNLDAKLRESLRYELKRLQRELGITSVYVTHDQVEALVLSTSIAVMKGGNVMQLGRPREIYENPNCRFVAEFIGTSNFIAGTVAARENDRYAVDTADGRLLLDSAASIPVGTEVVVSIRPEAVEVGATRAGEVPNEWTGKVLTRAFLGEAVDHVVAVGKHEIRARGNPAVSIEPGTEVYLRMDPGKLTLVPVG, via the coding sequence GTGCTCTGTGTCAAGAACCTTGTGAAGACCTTCGACGGAGAACGGCGGCGACGGTCGCGAGCCGCGGGTGCTGAACCGGCCCGGGTCTTCGCCGTCAACGACATCAGCTTCGACGTCCCGAATGGCTCGCTGTTCACCCTGCTCGGGCCGTCGGGCTGCGGGAAGACGACCACCCTGCGCTCCATCGCCGGCCTCGAGCGACCCGACTCCGGAACGATCGAGGTCGGCGGGCGGGTCCTCTTCGCCGGCGGATCGGGTGCGAAGACGGTGAACGTCCCCGCCAACGAGCGGGGGCTGGGCATGGTCTTCCAGTCCTACGCCATCTGGCCGCACATGTCGGTCTTCGACAACGTCGCCTTCCCGCTGCAGGTGAAGAAGCGCGCGAGCCGGCCTGGCAAGAAGGAGATCGCCGAGCGGGTGATGCGGGTGCTGCAGACGATGGAACTGGCCGACCTGGCCGACCGTCAGGCGACCAAGCTCTCCGGTGGCCAGCAGCAGCGGCTCGCCCTCGCCCGCGCCCTGGTCATTGAGCCCCCGCTGCTGTTGCTGGACGAGCCGCTGTCCAACCTCGACGCCAAGTTGCGGGAGTCACTGCGGTACGAGCTCAAGCGGCTGCAGCGCGAGCTCGGGATCACCTCGGTGTATGTCACGCACGACCAGGTGGAGGCGTTGGTCCTCAGCACCTCCATCGCGGTGATGAAGGGCGGCAACGTGATGCAGCTCGGACGCCCGCGCGAGATCTACGAGAACCCCAACTGCCGGTTCGTAGCCGAGTTCATCGGCACCTCGAACTTCATCGCCGGCACCGTGGCGGCGAGGGAGAACGACCGCTACGCGGTCGACACCGCCGACGGGCGACTCCTGCTCGACTCGGCCGCGTCGATCCCGGTCGGTACGGAGGTGGTCGTCTCGATCCGGCCCGAGGCGGTGGAGGTCGGCGCCACGCGAGCGGGCGAGGTGCCGAACGAGTGGACGGGCAAGGTGCTGACCCGCGCCTTCCTCGGCGAGGCAGTCGACCATGTGGTCGCCGTCGGCAAGCACGAGATCCGCGCCCGCGGCAACCCGGCGGTCTCGATCGAGCCGGGGACCGAGGTCTACCTCCGAATGGATCCCGGCAAGCTGACGCTGGTGCCCGTTGGCTGA